Genomic window (Synechococcus sp. LA31):
CCAGCTGCCGGCTTAGCTCAAAGTTCCAGCGGATCGGGATCGATCGCCAGCGACACATCACGCGGAAGCAGCGCCCGCAGTTCGCTCTCCATCGGCACGGGGACCTCAGCGCCTGCGGGACCGTGGAGCAGCAGCTGCCAACGGCTGTTGCCGGCCACCCGAGCCACCGGTGCCGGTGCCGGTCCGATGATCAACCAGCCGATCGCCTCCGCCTGCGGACGGATGTGTTCAGCCAGCAGCGCGGCAGCGGTGGCTGTGCGGCTGGCGGAGGGACCTGCCAGCCGTAAAAGACATGCGCGGCTGAAGGGCACCAACGCGGCCGAGCGGCGTTCGGCCAGCTCCTCCTGCAGAAACCCTTCGTAGCGTCCATCCACCAGATGGCGAATCACCCGGTGCTCGGGGCTGTAGGTCTGCACCAGCACCTCCCCGGGCTGCTCACCCCGGCCTGCGCGCCCTGCCAGTTGCAGGAGCAGCTGCATGCATTCTTCGGCGGCTCGCAGATCCGGGCGGTGCAGCAGCCCATCGGCGGCTAGGACTGCGGCGAGGGTCACCCGGGGCAGATCCATGCCCTTGGCCAGCATCTGGGTGCCCACCAGCACATCAGCTTCGCCGTTGGCAAAGCGCTCCAGCAGCAGCCGATGCCCGTGGCGCCCGCGGGTGGTGTCACGGTCGAAGCGCAGCAATCGCAATCCTTCCAGCTCCTGCTGGAGATGCTCAAGCACCTGCTGGGTGCCGGCACCGAAGGGCTTGAAGGCTGTGGAGCCGCAGGCATTGCAGCGCTGGCTGATGTCGGCTCGGTGGTCGCACCAGTGGCAGCGCAGCCAGGCGCGCTCACGCTGGCGATGCACGGTGAGGGCTACATCGCAGTAAGGGCACTGCACCACGTCACCGCAGCTGCGGCAGCTCAGAAAACTGCTGTAGCCCCGCCGCGGCACCAGCACCACTGCCTGACCTCCGTTGCCGGCCAGCCCCTCCAGCCGCTCCATCAAGGGCCGGCTCACCAGACGCCGGTGCCCCTCCGCCAGCTCCTGGCGCATATCCACGACGTGCACCGGCGGCAGGGAGCGCCCGCCGATGCGCTGCGCTAACCGAAGCAGGCCTGAGCTGGGGCTGCCGTCTTGACAGGCCAGCCAGGTTTCCAGGCTTGGGGTGGCCGAACCTAGCACCAATCGGGCACCGCTCAAGCCCGCGCGCAGGGCGGCCACCTCGCGGGCGTGATAGCAGGGCATGGGGCTGTCTTGTTTGTAGGAGCGGTCGTGCTCCTCATCCAGCACGATCAACCCCAGATGGGGAAGCGGTAGAAACACAGCTGAGCGGGTACCCACCACCAGCAGCGGTTCAGTACCAGCCAGGCAGCGGCGCCAGCCATCGATGCGTTGGCCGTCGCTGCAGCCGGAGTGATACTCCACCACTCGTTCACCGAAGCGGCGGCGGCATCGATCAAGCAACTGGGGGATTAGACCGATTTCCGGCGTGAGCAGCAACACCGCCTTGCCCTGCTCCAGTTGATGGGCTGCCGCTTGGAGATACACCTCGGTTTTGCCGGCCCCCGTCACCCCCCACAGCAGCAGCTGCGCTCCGGTCGCGGCTTGTTCGATGGCGCTCACCGCCGCCTGTTGCTCGGCGGTGAGCAACTTGGGTGCCTCCAGGGTTGTTCCGCTTGCTGCTGAAACTCCTCCGCTAAAAGGGCGTTGCTCACGCTTCAGCAGATCGCGTTTGACCAAACCATCCGCCACGCTGCGCCCAACCGAGGCCGCGCTTAGAACCTCGCTCTGCCAGCCGGCACCAGCGCTTAGGCGTAGCAGCTCGAGCAGGCGCCCCTGAGGTGGCGTGAGGTGGCTCAGCTCACAACTGCTGCCGGTGGCGGTGAGCTGCAACCAGAGCTTCTGCCGGCCCCGGCTGGCTTTGCCGCTGCGGCGCTGTCCGAGCCATCCAGGCGGTAGCGCCGCTTTGAGCGTGCGGAACAGGCTGGTGCGGCAGCTTGTCGCAACGGCTTCGATCAGATGCTGCCAGTGGGGATCCACAGCTGCTCGCTGGAGCACCGACTCGATCGGTTGGAGCTTCTCGGGGGGGATGTCGGCAGGGGGGCTGCTGAGCAGGTCCACCACCAGGCCGCTGTGGCGTTGGCCCCTCAGCCGTAGTTGTACGAGATCTCCGTGGCCGAGCTCCAACCCATCGGGGTTGCTGTAGGTGAAGACCTGTCCTTCACGACCAGCCTCCAGCCACACCTGCAGCCAGGGTGCTGGTTGGCGGGTCTGCTCGGGGCTCAAGCCATGGCGGTCACTCAACAGACTCTCGCTCAACCTTGCGGAGCCGTCAGCCATTTCTTAGGATGTGATTGTTGAGCAGTCCGATGGGCTGTAGTCGGAACCCGGCAAAGTTCCGTCCAGCGGGAAGATCTGAGGCATGCCAGGCGTTGAACCTGTGCACCCGATCTGCGACCACCCCTGACAGCGTTGCCTGGGCTTTGGCCCACCCGTTCCGTTTCAGACCTGCCAACCGTATCCATACCAGGGCTTCGCCCTCCCTGCTTGCTCCAACCCTGTACCTGATGACCTGTTCCGTCCGAACGCTTGCGTTCGTTGGCGCAACCGGTCAAACCCGTTGAGAGCACCAGGCTGAGTGTTTGTCCCTCTGTTGCCTTTGATCGTCGCCTTGCCGCTGCCTTTCGGGGCCCGTGCTTCGTCGTTCATGCAACGTTGCTGATTGCTGTCGTCCGCCCTGTCCTCCCCTGCTCCGATGAGTCCTGCCGCTGCGTCCAAAGCCACCACAACGAAAGCCACCACAACCAAGGCCACTGCTGCAAAGGCCACTGCCGCCAAGGCAGCCAAGCCTGAAATCCTGATGGTTGCCAATGCCTCCGGTGAAGCCATCAGCGTGGCGAAGGTCAAGCCCAAGGCAACGCGCAGCAAGGCCAAGGTTGAAGCGGGTGATGGTGCCGCTGCGGCGGCGAACAAGGTGACCCCAACCAAGGCCAAGACCGCCGCTAAGAGCAAGGCCGCACCCAAAGCGAAAGCAGCGCCAAAAGCGAAAGC
Coding sequences:
- the priA gene encoding primosomal protein N', whose product is MSPEQTRQPAPWLQVWLEAGREGQVFTYSNPDGLELGHGDLVQLRLRGQRHSGLVVDLLSSPPADIPPEKLQPIESVLQRAAVDPHWQHLIEAVATSCRTSLFRTLKAALPPGWLGQRRSGKASRGRQKLWLQLTATGSSCELSHLTPPQGRLLELLRLSAGAGWQSEVLSAASVGRSVADGLVKRDLLKREQRPFSGGVSAASGTTLEAPKLLTAEQQAAVSAIEQAATGAQLLLWGVTGAGKTEVYLQAAAHQLEQGKAVLLLTPEIGLIPQLLDRCRRRFGERVVEYHSGCSDGQRIDGWRRCLAGTEPLLVVGTRSAVFLPLPHLGLIVLDEEHDRSYKQDSPMPCYHAREVAALRAGLSGARLVLGSATPSLETWLACQDGSPSSGLLRLAQRIGGRSLPPVHVVDMRQELAEGHRRLVSRPLMERLEGLAGNGGQAVVLVPRRGYSSFLSCRSCGDVVQCPYCDVALTVHRQRERAWLRCHWCDHRADISQRCNACGSTAFKPFGAGTQQVLEHLQQELEGLRLLRFDRDTTRGRHGHRLLLERFANGEADVLVGTQMLAKGMDLPRVTLAAVLAADGLLHRPDLRAAEECMQLLLQLAGRAGRGEQPGEVLVQTYSPEHRVIRHLVDGRYEGFLQEELAERRSAALVPFSRACLLRLAGPSASRTATAAALLAEHIRPQAEAIGWLIIGPAPAPVARVAGNSRWQLLLHGPAGAEVPVPMESELRALLPRDVSLAIDPDPLEL